The genome window TACCGCGAACGCTTCCAGCCACCAGCAATGGGAACTCGTGTATTCCAGATTAGGATACGGGGACACCACCCATCCTATCACCGAATTCCGCAACGCGATCGACTCCGTGCAAGCAGCGCCCCAGGTAGAGCCGCCCTTCATCGAGGCCAATCCCCAACCCGCTCGCATCGGCACCGGTTCCACTCTCACCTTGTCAGTGTCAGCGATTGGACAAGACCTAAGCTACCAATGGTCCAAAGACGGCAGCCCTATCGCCAACGAAACAAACGCCCAACTGCAAATCCCCACCTCCACCGAAGCCGACTCCGGCTCCTACTCTGTGCAAGTCAGCAACGCCGGCGGGCAGGTCACAAGCGCCCCAGCGGAGCTTGAAGTCGTTCGCTCCCTCGCCGACTTCCTCAGCGACGCCGGTCTCTCGGGCCACGATCTAGCCCCCGAAGCCGATCCAGACCGCGACGGATTCCCCAACGCCCTCGAATACCTCGCCCAAAGCCACCCCAACTCCTTTTCCCAAAGGCCCAACGCAAGACTCGAAGTCATCGAAGTCGATAAAATCCCCACTATACGAATACAATTCGAGAGCAGTTCCGACACTATCGGATACCGTCTCGCTGCCCACTTCTGGTCCTACCCCGCTTCCGCTGGAAACGCGACACAGCCTCTTCCGCTCGGGAGCAACACCCTCATTGCCCAAGCCATCCCCTCCGGAGCAAAAACCTACCTCGCCCGCCTCGCAGCAATCCCTACCCCCTGACCCCCTGGAGGGACGGCTTCCACGCCGTCCGCGCTGCAAGATCAACCCCACCTCACCTCCCCCTGTAGGGACGGCTGAATGTCTCACTCCGTCTCGGCACCACGCCGTCCGCGTTGTAGGAGCGACCTTGGTCGCGAAAATCCACCCCACCCAACGAGCTAGCGGCCGCTGTCTCAGCGGACACTCTCCATCCGTTCCAAGCCAAGCCCAAGGTGGCGCGGCTCGTCCCGAGACGCTTCTCGTCTCCATCCCCATTTCCACCACCTCA of Pelagicoccus enzymogenes contains these proteins:
- a CDS encoding immunoglobulin domain-containing protein gives rise to the protein MKRNAYPFCRLALLMLALSQGLTAQRYREGDLVENFSLVNRATNLPVSLADFEGKIVFLEWFAYWCPFCQAAAEQVETGIVDYYKSRNGNAHGVPVMHVGINLEGGNEPLSQQFINRFGMELVLNDFDASLANRFQPGGQPIFAIINGTANASSHQQWELVYSRLGYGDTTHPITEFRNAIDSVQAAPQVEPPFIEANPQPARIGTGSTLTLSVSAIGQDLSYQWSKDGSPIANETNAQLQIPTSTEADSGSYSVQVSNAGGQVTSAPAELEVVRSLADFLSDAGLSGHDLAPEADPDRDGFPNALEYLAQSHPNSFSQRPNARLEVIEVDKIPTIRIQFESSSDTIGYRLAAHFWSYPASAGNATQPLPLGSNTLIAQAIPSGAKTYLARLAAIPTP